A part of Caretta caretta isolate rCarCar2 chromosome 1, rCarCar1.hap1, whole genome shotgun sequence genomic DNA contains:
- the LOC125641819 gene encoding olfactory receptor 52R1-like: MSDSNTTDFTNPSTFILLGIPGLEATHVWISIPFCTMYVIAILGNFTVLFIVKMEPSLHRPMYYFLCMLAVTDLGLSTSILPKMLSIFWFNSREIDFSACLSQMYFIHCFSVMQSGIFAAMALDRYVAICHPLRHSTILTNPTVATIGLAMVLRCGIFSLPYPFLARQWPYCRTNIIPQTLCVHMAVVNLACADTHVSSYYGLFVQFSVMGLDVIFIVVSYIQILRAIFSLPTKDARIKTFGTCGSHLFVILAFYIPRLFISLLYRVGQNVALNFHVLISNVYLLMPPMLNPIIYAVRTKQIWDRLLQLFTHEGP; the protein is encoded by the coding sequence atgtcagattccaacacaactgacttcaccaacccctccaccttcatcctgctgggcattcctggcctggaggccacccatgtctggatctccatccccttctgcaccatgtACGTCATAGccatcttggggaacttcaccGTCCTGTTCATCGTGAAGATGGAACCTAGCCTCCATaggcccatgtactatttcctctgcatgctggccgtCACCGACCTGGGCCTTTCTACATCAATCCTGCCCAAAATgttgagcatcttctggttcaattccagggagatcgatttcagtgcctgcctcagCCAGATGTACTTCATTCACTGCTTCTCAGTGATGCAGTCTGGGATCTTTGCAGCCATGGCTCTGgatcgctacgtggccatctgccatcccctgagacattccaccatcctgacaaacCCCACTGTGGCCACGATTGGCCTGGCCATGGTGCTACGCTGTGGCATTTTCTCACTGCCCTATCCCTTCCTGGCGAGGCAatggccatattgcagaaccaacatcatCCCACAGACATTATGCGTGCACATGGCCGTGGTGAATCTGGCCTGCGCCGACACCCACGTCAGTAGTTACTACGGACTCTTTGTGCAATTCAGTGTGATGGGTCTGGATGTGATTTTTATTGTTGTGTCCTATatccagatcctcagggccatcttcagcctccccacaaaggatgCCCGGATCAAGACTTTTGGGACCTGCGGCTCCCACCTCTTTGTTATTTTAGCCTTTTACATTCCACGTCTCTTCATCTCTCTCCTCTATCGGGTTGGCCAGAATGTGGCTCTGAATTTCCATGTTCTCATTTCCAATGTTTACCTCTTGATGCCCCCCATGCTAAACCCTATCATCTACGCGGTAAGGACCAAACAGATCTGGGACAGGCTGCTCCAGCTCTTTACTCATGAAGGGCCCTAA